The Acropora palmata chromosome 10, jaAcrPala1.3, whole genome shotgun sequence genome contains a region encoding:
- the LOC141894795 gene encoding uncharacterized protein LOC141894795, which produces MAVDAQTLDALMILVCALALVILIALVAYTWIIWHREQLQNLSSNERGPSEIEVVGVSQAAPYQGGYMNEATKNSPNLSGSRTFLGEDVLREKPFPNVSQPPPPFKSNGVIYKTGVERNAGDVAFHTIESYNRARNETVDGIKGDHVGQNIDERDGRRRWSESTVRTGDSEASHRKNTYL; this is translated from the coding sequence ATGGCTGTAGATGCGCAGACTTTAGATGCCCTCATGATACTGGTATGCGCTTTGGCTCTAGTCATTCTCATAGCCTTAGTAGCGTACACCTGGATAATATGGCATAGAGAGCAACTACAGAACCTCTCATCAAATGAACGAGGCCCCTCTGAGATCGAAGTGGTGGGAGTCTCACAAGCTGCACCTTACCAAGGAGGGTACATGAACGAGGCAACAAAAAACAGCCCCAATCTCAGTGGATCCCGCACATTTCTCGGTGAAGATGTCCTGCGAGAAAAACCTTTCCCTAATGTTTCTCAGCCCCCGCCGCCTTTTAAAAGCAATGGCGTCATTTACAAGACAGGCGTAGAACGCAATGCAGGGGATGTTGCCTTCCACACCATTGAATCCTACAACCGAGCAAGGAACGAGACGGTCGATGGGATAAAGGGTGATCACGTGGGTCAAAACATCGACGAGAGGGACGGGAGGAGAAGATGGTCTGAGTCCACGGTGCGGACAGGTGACAGCGAGGCCTCCCATAGAAAGAACACCTATCTGTAA
- the LOC141894283 gene encoding E3 ubiquitin-protein ligase TRIM45-like has protein sequence MDIKTFLDNIYEHVCCPVCYNRFTDPKLLPCLHTFCIHCLQKIQAASGRDTILCPECRRNFTIPENGDLKTLPTNFRLNSLLDALPVTECKTSGVKCGNCEKTTQESAYCFTCCSFWCNDCLPLHNRIRAFNEHHALALKDFRDEDFENILKQPTFCAKHEKKELELFCEVCKMTICNSCAFIDHEGHTKVALEDAAKEEKLRLNRAIESKKRKVQKKVASIAKLGENCTQVQEEAARVKSDAQHFIDSLIVAIKTKGNEIFYEIETKTKQCLDRLEKQRQKIEEQVKRDQTAIEKNDMILKRSTSAQILQPNEFRDQLFREEGEKEDALDIDGEHVIDFVFERNEELFDDVHAKQLGCLKCLVTKTNLKESTVEGKGISEGTVGLIAEIVVITRNILGEQVYDQNNRVTMEIRNLEGLNCSTKPQIHDNKDGSYKISYFPKETGTCQASVKVNGQHVRSSPFQTELKPRMFKPVSSFGKQGSVEGIILGLWGIAVNEKDEIAMTDIDNHRIQTFVIDGTRFRSFGKEGNQHGQFNSPTGIAFYNNNIIVSDSGNHRVQIFDDEGRYLGQFGERGKLNHQLDRPRGLSIDNDGNIIVADSNNKSIKIFTLDGRFLRRIGEEGSLIYPIHCIQHDNYFIVSDKTDYCIKVFDEQGKFLYKFGKRGSGNGEFEYPLCLSVDKSGHLLVCDSMNHRVQVLKLNGEFVTKFGSSGKEEGNFNQPFSTAILSDGRVIVTDFGNDRVQVFE, from the coding sequence ATGGATATCAAAACCTTTCTGGACAATATTTACGAACACGTATGCTGTCCCGTATGTTACAACAGGTTCACAGATCCAAAACTGCTTCCTTGTTTGCACACTTTTTGCATTCACTGTCTGCAAAAAATTCAAGCAGCCAGCGGAAGAGACACTATTTTATGCCCCGAGTGTCGCCGAAACTTCACCATCCCTGAAAACGGTGATCTCAAGACTTTGCCGACAAACTTCCGTCTCAACAGTTTATTAGATGCTTTGCCCGTCACAGAGTGTAAAACGAGTGGCGTCAAGTGTGGTAATTGCGAGAAAACAACACAAGAATCTGCCTACTGCTTCACTTGTTGTTCGTTCTGGTGCAATGACTGCCTTCCTTTGCATAACAGAATAAGAGCCTTTAATGAACACCACGCATTGGCTTTGAAGGATTTTCGAGATGAAGACTTTGAGAACATTCTCAAGCAGCCAACATTTTGTGCAAAACACGAGAAGAAGGAActggagttgttctgtgagGTATGCAAAATGACAATATGTAATTCGTGTGCCTTCATTGACCACGAAGGTCACACTAAGGTCGCTTTGGAAGACGcggcaaaagaagaaaagttgAGACTAAATAGAGCGATTGAATCAAAGAAACGGAAAGTGCAGAAGAAGGTAGCAAGCATCGCCAAACTTGGTGAAAACTGTACCCAAGTTCAAGAAGAAGCCGCGAGAGTGAAAAGCGACGCACAGCATTTTATTGACAGTCTTATTGTAGCCATTAAAACGAAAGGGAACGAAATCTTTTATGAGAtagaaacgaaaacaaaacagtgcCTAGATCGTTTAGAAAAACAAAGGCAGAAGATTGAAGAACAGGTGAAAAGGGACCAAACAGCAATCGAAAAAAACGACATGATTTTAAAGCGAAGCACAAGCGCTCAAATCTTGCAGCCAAATGAATTTCGCGACCAACTATTTCGGGAGGAAGGTGAAAAAGAAGACGCACTTGACATTGACGGCGAACATGTcatagattttgtttttgaaagaaatgaagaattgTTTGATGACGTTCACGCTAAACAGCTGGGCTGCTTGAAGTGTTTAGTGACCAAAACTAACCTGAAAGAGTCGACGGTTGAGGGAAAAGGGATCAGCGAAGGAACTGTTGGACTTATTGCTGAGATTGTTGTCATAACACGCAACATCCTAGGGGAACAAGTCTACGATCAAAATAATCGCGTAACGATGGAAATCAGAAATCTTGAAGGACTTAACTGCTCAACCAAACCGCAAATCCACGACAACAAAGATGGCAGCTATAAGATTAGCTACTTTCCCAAAGAAACGGGAACATGTCAAGCATCCGTGAAAGTTAATGGCCAACATGTGCGTAGCAGTCCCTTCCAAACTGAATTAAAACCCAGAATGTTCAAACCAGTGTCATCCTTCGGAAAACAAGGATCAGTTGAGGGAATAATTCTAGGACTTTGGGGGATTGCAGTGAATGAAAAAGACGAGATTGCAATGACTGATATTGATAACCATCGcatacaaacatttgtaattgATGGAACTCGATTCAGATCGTTCGGTAAAGAAGGTAATCAGCATGGACAGTTCAACAGTCCAACAGGTATAgctttttataataataacattatagTATCAGACAGTGGTAACCACCGAGTTCAAATCTTTGATGATGAGGGACGCTATCTTGGTCAGTTTGGAGAAAGGGGAAAGCTGAATCACCAGCTTGACCGTCCCCGTGGACTGTCAATTGATAACGATGGCAACATTATTGTCGCTGATTCTAATAACAAATCAATCAAGATCTTTACACTTGATGGTCGGTTTTTGCGAAGAATCGGCGAAGAAGGTTCTTTAATCTATCCGATTCACTGTATCCAACATGACAACTATTTTATTGTGTCAGACAAAACGGATTATTGCATAAAAGTTTTTGATGAACAGGGCAAGTTTCTTTATAAATTTGGGAAGAGAGGCTCTGGGAACGGGGAGTTTGAGTACCCTCTGTGCCTGTCTGTGGACAAATCAGGACATCTGTTGGTTTGTGATTCAATGAATCACCGAGTGCAGGTGCTTAAACTAAACGGAGAGTTTGTAACAAAGTTCGGATCATCTGGCAAAGAAGAAGGAAACTTTAATCAGCCATTTTCCACAGCGATCCTTAGCGATGGTAGAGTAATTGTTACTGATTTTGGCAACGATCGAGTTCAGGTTTTTGAATAG
- the LOC141895276 gene encoding E3 ubiquitin-protein ligase TRIM45-like yields MDIKIFLDNLYKHVSCPICMNRFTNPKLLPCLHSFCLHCLQRIQAASGIRDAILCPECRRNFTIPGNGDLNILPTNFRLNSLLDALPATECKTSGVKCGNCEKTAQESVYCFTCCSFWCHGCLPLHNGISAYKEHHALALEHFRDEDFENILKQPMFCAKHEKKELELFCQVCKTTICNSCALIDHEGHAKISLEDAAKEQTLRINRANESQRRKAQKMKARIDKLNGKCIQVQEEAANVRSNVQQFSDNLIAAIEGKKKEIFDKVEKKAQHCLEPLREKRQEIEKEMKKYQAVIEKTDRILKRSTGAQIMQPNEFLDQLFREEGEREDTDDLDGKHVIDFVFKRNEELFNDVYAKQLGFLKTKINSNESTVEGKGIIEGTIGLLAQIVVITRSTLGEQVYDKDNRVTMEIRNHEGHGCSTKPQIHDNKDGSYKISYFAKETGTCQASVKVNGQHVRGSPFKTEFKPRLFKPMLSFGKQGLAVGMFDGPWGIAVNDNDEIAVTDRNNHRIETFLNDGTHLRSFGGEGDQQGQFSYPRGVAFYTNNIIVSDTGNNRIQIFDDQGQCLDQFGEKGKLNHQLDSPQGLSIDSDGNIIVADYYNKSIKIFSFDGWFLRRIGEEGSFMDPIQCIQHDNYFIVSDKGDNCIKVFDKQGKFLFRFGKRGTGDGEFNKPGFLSVDRAGHLLVCDSMNHRVQVFKLNGEFVTKFGASAKEEGKLEWPMSTAILSDGRIIVTDFLNHRVQVFE; encoded by the coding sequence ATGGATATCAAAATATTTCTGGACAATCTCTACAAACACGTAAGCTGTCCCATATGTATGAACAGGTTCACCAATCCAAAACTGCTTCCTTGTTTGCACAGTTTTTGCCTTCACTGTCTGCAAAGAATTCAAGCAGCCAGCGGAATTCGAGACGCTATTTTATGCCCCGAGTGTCGTCGAAACTTCACCATCCCTGGAAACGGTGATCTCAACATTTTGCCCACAAACTTTCGCCTCAACAGTTTGTTGGATGCTTTGCCCGCCACAGAGTGTAAAACTAGCGGCGTCAAGTGTGGAAATTGCGAGAAAACGGCACAAGAATCTGTCTACTGCTTCACTTGTTGTTCGTTCTGGTGCCATGGCTGCCTTCCTTTACATAACGGAATAAGTGCCTATAAGGAACACCACGCCTTGGCTTTAGAACATTTTCGAGATGAAGACTTTGAGAACATTCTCAAGCAGCCAATGTTTTGTGCAAAGCACGAGAAGAAGGAATTAGAGCTGTTCTGCCAGGTatgcaaaacaacaatatGTAATTCGTGTGCTTTGATAGACCACGAAGGTCACGCTAAGATTTCTTTGGAAGACGCTGCAAAAGAACAAACCTTGAGAATAAATAGAGCCAATGAATCACAGAGACGAAAAGCGCAGAAGATGAAGGCAAGAATCGACAAACTTAATGGAAAATGTATTCAAGTTCAAGAAGAAGCCGCAAATGTAAGGAGCAATGTACAGCAGTTTAGTGACAATCTCATTGCAGCCATTGAAGggaaaaagaaggaaatctTTGATAAAGTAGAAAAGAAAGCACAACATTGCCTGGAGCCACTAAGAGAGAAAAGGCAGgagattgaaaaagaaatgaaaaagtacCAAGCAGTAATTGAAAAAACCGACAGGATTTTAAAGCGAAGTACTGGTGCCCAAATCATGCAGCCAAATGAATTTCTTGACCAACTATTTCGGGAGGAAGGTGAACGAGAAGACACAGATGACCTTGACGGCAAACATGTGatcgattttgtttttaagagaAATGAAGAATTATTTAATGACGTTTACGCTAAACAACTGggctttttgaaaacaaaaattaactcAAACGAGTCGACGGTTGAGGGAAAAGGAATCATCGAAGGAACTATTGGACTTCTGGCCCAGATTGTTGTCATAACACGGAGCACTCTGGGAGAACAAGTCTACGATAAAGATAACCGCGTGACAATGGAAATTAGAAATCATGAAGGACATGGCTGTTCAACCAAACCGCAAATCCACGACAACAAAGATGGCAGCTATAAGATCAGCTACTTTGCCAAAGAAACCGGCACTTGTCAAGCATCCGTGAAAGTTAATGGACAACATGTGCGTGGCAGTCCCTTCAAAACTGAGTTCAAACCCAGACTGTTCAAACCCATGCTCTCCTTTGGAAAACAAGGATTAGCTGTTGGCATGTTTGATGGACCTTGGGGGATAGCAGTGAATGACAACGACGAGATTGCAGTGACTGATCGTAATAACCATCGCATAGAAACATTTCTCAATGATGGAACTCACTTAAGATCGTTCGGTGGAGAAGGTGATCAACAGGGACAGTTTAGCTATCCTCGTGGGGTAGCTTTTTACACTAATAACATTATAGTGTCAGACACTGGTAACAACCGAATTCAAATATTTGATGATCAGGGACAATGTCTTGATCAGTTTGGAGAAAAGGGAAAACTGAATCACCAGCTTGACTCTCCTCAGGGGCTGTCAATTGACAGCGATGGCAATATCATTGTCGCCGATTATTATAACAAATCAATCAAGATCTTTTCGTTCGATGGTTGGTTTTTGCGTAGAATCGGCGAAGAAGGTTCTTTCATGGATCCCATTCAATGTATTCAACACGACAACTATTTTATTGTATCAGACAAAGGAGATAATTGTATAAAAGTTTTCGATAAACAGGGCaagtttcttttcagatttggAAAGAGGGGGACTGGAGACGGGGAGTTTAATAAGCCTGGCTTCCTGTCTGTGGACAGAGCAGGACATCTGTTGGTTTGTGATTCAATGAATCACCGAGTGCAGGTGTTTAAACTCAACGGAGAGTTTGTAACGAAGTTTGGAGCATCTGCCAAGGAAGAAGGAAAGTTGGAATGGCCAATGTCCACAGCAATCCTTAGCGATGGTAGAATAATTGTCACTGATTTCCTCAACCATCGAGTTCAGGTTTTTGAATAG